A genomic window from Cricetulus griseus strain 17A/GY chromosome 4, alternate assembly CriGri-PICRH-1.0, whole genome shotgun sequence includes:
- the Lrrc15 gene encoding leucine-rich repeat-containing protein 15, translating into MPLKYYLLLLVGCQAWAAGLAYYGCPSECTCSRASQVECTGAQIVAVPTPLPWNAMSLQILNTHITEITGASFLNISALIALRMEKNELSNIMPGAFSNLGSLRYLSLANNKIQILPPGLFRGLDNLESLLLSNNQLAQIQPAQFTQFSNLKELQLHGNNLEYIPESAFDHLVGLTKLNLGKNCFTHLSPRVFQHLGNLQVLRLYENRLSEIPMGTFDALGNLQELALQENQIGALSPGLFHNNRNLQRLYLSNNHISQLPPGIFMQLPQLNRLTLFGNSLKELSPGIFGPMPNLRELWLYNNHITSIPDNTFINLPQLQVLILSHNQLNSISPGAFNGLTNLRELSLHTNALQDLDGNVFRALANLQNISLQNNRLQRLPGSIFANVNGLTTIQLQNNNLENLPLGIFDHLVNLCELRLYDNPWRCDSGILPLHNWLVLNRARLGTDTLPVCSSPANVRGQSLVIININLPVPSGQAPEVSSYPEVPRYADPDLAGSPSYPDTTSITSTTEITTAIEDYTDLTTIEATDDRNSWGMTDAQTGLAIAAIVIGIIALACSLAACICCCCCKKRSQAVLMQMKAPNEC; encoded by the coding sequence ATGCCACTGAAATATTATCTCCTTTTGCTGGTGGGCTGCcaggcctgggctgcaggcttGGCTTACTATGGCTGCCCTAGTGAGTGTACCTGTTCCCGGGCCTCCCAGGTAGAGTGTACAGGAGCCCAAATTGTGGCAGTGCCCACCCCTCTGCCTTGGAATGCTATGAGCCTGCAGATCCTCAACACACACATCACTGAGATCACGGGGGCCTCGTTTCTCAACATCTCAGCACTCATTGCCCTGAGGATGGAGAAGAACGAACTGTCGAACATCATGCCGGGTGCCTTCAGCAACCTGGGCTCACTGCGCTATCTCAGTCTTGCCAACAACAAAATCCAGATACTGCCTCCTGGCCTCTTTCGGGGCCTAGACAATCTGGAATCCCTCCTTCTGTCCAATAACCAACTGGCTCAGATCCAGCCAGCCCAGTTCACCCAGTTTAGTAATCTTAAGGAACTCCAGTTGCATGGCAACAATCTGGAATACATCCCTGAAAGTGCCTTTGACCACCTGGTGGGACTCACCAAGCTCAACCTGGGCAAGAACTGCTTCACCCACCTGTCCCCTAGAGTCTTCCAGCATCTTGGCAACCTCCAAGTGCTCCGTCTGTATGAGAACAGGCTTTCAGAGATTCCCATGGGCACTTTTGATGCACTGGGCAACCTCCAGGAGCTGGCCCTCCAGGAGAACCAGATTGGCGCACTGTCCCCTGGCCTGTTCCACAATAACCGCAACCTCCAGAGGCTGTATCTGTCCAACAACCACATCTCACAGCTACCCCCTGGCATCTTCATGCAGCTGCCCCAGCTTAACAGGCTCACACTCTTTGGCAATTCCCTGAAGGAGCTCTCCCCGGGGATCTTTGGGCCCATGCCCAACCTGCGGGAGCTTTGGCTCTACAACAACCACATCACATCTATCCCGGACAACACCTTCATCAACCTGCCCCAGTTGCAGGTTCTGATTCTCAGTCACAACCAACTCAACTCCATCTCCCCAGGAGCTTTCAATGGCTTGACAAATCTTCGGGAGCTGTCCCTCCATACCAATGCTCTACAGGACCTGGATGGAAATGTTTTCCGAGCACTGGCCAACCTGCAGAACATCTCCCTCCAAAATAACCGTCTCCAAAGGCTCCCCGGCAGCATCTTTGCCAATGTCAACGGCCTCACCACCATCCAGCTACAGAATAACAATCTGGAGAACTTGCCCTTGGGCATCTTCGATCACTTGGTGAACCTGTGTGAGCTCCGTCTCTATGACAACCCCTGGAGGTGTGACTCAGGTATCCTCCCACTCCATAATTGGCTCGTTCTCAACAGAGCCAGGTTGGGAACAGATACTCTTCCAGTGTGTTCCAGCCCAGCCAATGTCCGAGGCCAGTCTCTTGTCATCATCAATATCAATCTCCCTGTGCCCAGTGGCCAGGCTCCCGAAGTATCTAGCTACCCGGAAGTGCCACGTTATGCAGACCCTGATCTAGCAGGGTCACCCAGCTATCCTGACACCACATCCATTACCTCTACCACAGAGATCACCACTGCCATAGAAGACTACACCGATCTGACCACCATTGAAGCCACTGATGACCGCAATTCGTGGGGCATGACTGATGCCCAGACTGGGCTGGCCATTGCTGCCATTGTGATTGGCATCATTGCTTTGGCATGTTCCCTGGCTGCTTgcatctgctgctgctgctgcaagaAGAGGAGCCAGGCGGTCCTGATGCAGATGAAGGCTCCCAATGAGTGTTAG